In Nocardia sputorum, a single genomic region encodes these proteins:
- a CDS encoding RICIN domain-containing protein has product MATTYQIINYETGQALAVDGDADSVTMQQRAAGDDAQLWTCPANPEEGDFDIVNKKTGGHLSAIRANGRLLCGDDHYGWDLPDFPEISPIATSDDEFVIGIYSNDRPQLVPNRESDRERWIFRKV; this is encoded by the coding sequence ATGGCTACCACGTACCAGATCATCAATTACGAGACCGGCCAGGCCCTGGCGGTCGACGGCGACGCGGACAGTGTGACCATGCAGCAGCGGGCCGCCGGCGACGACGCCCAGCTGTGGACGTGCCCGGCCAATCCAGAAGAGGGCGACTTCGACATCGTCAACAAGAAGACCGGCGGCCATCTCTCGGCCATCCGTGCGAATGGCCGACTGCTGTGCGGCGACGATCATTACGGCTGGGATCTACCCGATTTCCCCGAGATATCCCCCATCGCCACCAGCGATGACGAATTCGTCATCGGCATCTACTCGAACGATCGGCCACAGTTGGTGCCCAACCGGGAAAGCGACCGTGAGAGGTGGATATTCCGGAAGGTGTGA
- a CDS encoding TIGR03619 family F420-dependent LLM class oxidoreductase, protein MSVKFAICYSTPFNGTDPDRLVTFARHAERCGFEGLYLQDHIVLYPGASYGAGELPPTLPYFDPLDCLSFVAAATQRLLLGTGVLLLPYRHPVVLAKRLATIDVLSGGRMRLLTVGLGALPGEAQAVGVDFRTRGRRADEAIDVLRLLWSGGPEGVGYHGEFYDFDNLCSYPKPFEVTELPIHVGGSSRAAARRAGLRGNGYFAGGMLDEAERAVQIELARKAAAEAGRDPAALEYTRWGSADLTVERAGQLEEHGVTRIVVNLTAATAAEQHDKMSQFAERFDLATD, encoded by the coding sequence ATGTCTGTGAAATTCGCGATCTGCTACAGCACGCCATTCAACGGCACCGATCCCGACCGGCTCGTCACGTTCGCCCGGCACGCCGAACGGTGCGGTTTCGAGGGCCTGTACCTGCAGGATCACATCGTGCTGTACCCCGGCGCGTCCTACGGTGCCGGAGAACTGCCGCCGACCCTGCCCTACTTCGATCCACTGGACTGCCTGAGTTTCGTCGCCGCGGCCACGCAACGGCTGCTGCTCGGCACCGGCGTCCTGTTGCTGCCCTACCGCCATCCCGTGGTTCTCGCCAAACGTCTGGCCACCATCGATGTCCTGTCCGGAGGGCGCATGCGGCTGCTCACCGTCGGGCTCGGCGCCCTGCCGGGCGAGGCGCAGGCCGTGGGCGTGGACTTCCGCACTCGCGGTCGCCGCGCCGACGAGGCGATCGACGTGCTGCGACTGCTGTGGTCGGGTGGTCCCGAGGGCGTCGGCTACCACGGCGAGTTCTACGACTTCGACAATCTTTGCAGTTACCCGAAACCGTTCGAGGTGACCGAGCTGCCGATTCACGTGGGCGGATCCAGCCGAGCCGCCGCCCGACGGGCCGGTCTCCGCGGCAACGGCTACTTCGCGGGCGGAATGCTCGACGAAGCCGAGCGTGCGGTGCAGATCGAGCTGGCCCGCAAGGCAGCCGCGGAAGCGGGCCGGGACCCGGCCGCCCTGGAGTACACCCGTTGGGGCTCGGCCGATCTGACGGTCGAGCGAGCCGGGCAACTCGAGGAGCACGGGGTGACGCGGATCGTCGTCAACCTGACCGCGGCGACCGCCGCCGAGCAGCACGACAAGATGTCGCAATTCGCGGAACGATTCGATCTCGCGACCGATTAG
- a CDS encoding DUF4236 domain-containing protein, which yields MPIKYRQRKSFGPLKLNFTQSGLSSWSIKIGPWSWNSRSKKNSVDLPGPLSWRQR from the coding sequence ATGCCCATCAAATACCGTCAGCGCAAATCCTTCGGGCCGCTGAAACTCAACTTCACACAATCGGGCCTGTCCTCGTGGAGTATCAAGATCGGCCCGTGGTCCTGGAACTCCCGCAGCAAGAAGAACAGTGTCGACCTGCCGGGTCCACTGAGCTGGCGCCAGCGTTGA
- a CDS encoding MsnO8 family LLM class oxidoreductase yields MLDTVPITQQSNASTALRNSVELARFADDLGYHRYWVPEHHGMSGVAGAAPAVVAAHVASVTRRVRVGAGGVMLLNHAPIVIAEQFGTLEAFHPGRIDLGLGRALGGPRAITNRLRSEHDRTATSFEDQVRELIALFGTDGPVAAVPE; encoded by the coding sequence GTGCTGGACACAGTACCCATCACGCAACAATCGAACGCGAGCACAGCGCTGCGTAACAGCGTGGAACTGGCGCGGTTCGCCGATGACCTCGGCTACCACCGGTACTGGGTGCCCGAGCACCACGGCATGTCCGGCGTGGCCGGCGCGGCACCGGCAGTCGTCGCCGCACACGTGGCGTCGGTGACACGGCGGGTCCGGGTCGGAGCAGGCGGGGTGATGTTGCTCAACCACGCTCCGATCGTCATCGCGGAACAGTTCGGCACTTTGGAGGCCTTCCACCCGGGACGAATCGACCTCGGACTCGGCCGTGCGCTCGGCGGACCCCGCGCAATCACCAACCGCCTGCGCAGCGAGCACGACCGCACGGCCACGTCGTTCGAAGATCAGGTCCGCGAACTGATCGCCCTGTTCGGCACCGACGGCCCCGTGGCGGCTGTGCCTGAATAG
- a CDS encoding TetR/AcrR family transcriptional regulator has protein sequence MPTGVHLHDARQQLFDAADRVLLRAGPNGLTSRAVTDEAGCAKGVLHRHFTDFDAFLTALVLDRAAQLEAQASALRGSAGSGTVAANLSSALTTLFGPVPVAILPLITFRDELRARLRQARPGGGMAILAEATTAISTYLTDERERGRIAADADIESLTLSLVGGGHLLFTDRDAGPPTTAAVEKFVAAVISDAVQRRPA, from the coding sequence GTGCCGACTGGAGTGCACCTTCACGACGCGCGGCAGCAACTGTTCGACGCCGCCGACCGCGTGCTGCTGCGCGCCGGGCCGAACGGGCTGACCAGCCGGGCTGTCACCGACGAGGCGGGCTGCGCCAAAGGGGTTCTGCACCGGCACTTCACCGACTTCGACGCCTTCCTCACCGCACTTGTGCTCGACCGGGCCGCGCAACTCGAAGCGCAGGCGAGTGCACTGCGCGGGTCCGCGGGCTCGGGCACGGTGGCCGCCAATCTGTCGAGCGCGCTGACCACGCTGTTCGGACCGGTTCCGGTCGCGATCCTTCCGCTCATCACCTTCCGTGACGAGCTGCGCGCACGACTGCGGCAAGCCAGGCCCGGCGGCGGCATGGCGATCCTCGCCGAGGCGACAACCGCGATCTCCACTTATCTGACCGACGAGCGTGAACGCGGCCGCATCGCGGCCGACGCCGACATCGAATCGCTCACCCTGTCCCTGGTCGGTGGCGGGCATCTGTTGTTCACAGACCGTGACGCCGGCCCACCCACCACAGCAGCGGTCGAAAAGTTCGTGGCAGCGGTGATTTCCGACGCGGTGCAACGACGACCGGCCTGA
- a CDS encoding class I SAM-dependent methyltransferase: MAVSFGVDAQRYDQARPGYPEALVARILAGTPGVDVLDVGCGTGIAARQFQAAGCRVLGVEPDARMADFARARGLRVEVATFEAWQPGGRMFDAVVAAQSWHWVDPVAGVAKAAGVLRPGGRLAIFGHVYEPPAEVAEPFAAAYRRVAPDSPLSGRPARRPLELYRTGYAKIADHIRDTGRFGDPEQWRFDWQQSYTRDQWLELLPTTGGLTRLRPDQLAEILNAVGDAIDALGGSFTMDYTTLAATAARAGSS, from the coding sequence ATGGCCGTGTCGTTCGGCGTGGACGCACAGCGCTACGACCAGGCCCGCCCCGGCTACCCCGAGGCCTTGGTGGCGCGGATCCTCGCCGGGACGCCCGGGGTGGACGTGCTCGACGTGGGCTGCGGTACCGGCATCGCGGCCCGCCAGTTCCAGGCGGCGGGGTGCAGGGTGCTCGGCGTCGAACCCGATGCGCGGATGGCTGATTTCGCACGAGCCCGCGGTCTGCGGGTCGAGGTCGCGACCTTCGAGGCATGGCAGCCGGGCGGCCGGATGTTCGATGCGGTCGTCGCCGCTCAGTCGTGGCATTGGGTGGATCCGGTTGCCGGCGTCGCGAAGGCGGCCGGCGTGCTGCGTCCAGGGGGACGGCTGGCGATCTTCGGTCACGTGTACGAGCCACCCGCCGAGGTGGCAGAACCGTTCGCCGCCGCCTACCGGCGGGTGGCGCCGGACTCACCGCTCAGCGGCCGACCTGCTCGACGTCCGCTCGAGCTCTACCGGACGGGATACGCGAAAATCGCCGACCACATCCGCGACACCGGGCGATTCGGTGATCCCGAACAGTGGCGATTCGACTGGCAGCAGTCCTACACGCGCGACCAATGGCTGGAGTTGCTCCCCACCACGGGCGGCCTCACTCGACTCCGTCCCGATCAGCTGGCCGAGATTCTGAACGCGGTCGGCGACGCCATCGACGCTCTGGGCGGATCCTTCACGATGGACTACACCACCCTGGCCGCGACCGCCGCACGTGCAGGCAGTTCCTGA
- a CDS encoding DUF1360 domain-containing protein: MTDNPRSLRGYVATIVAYVTVIAAVALLGGVTGRKLPGAMSVGDLVVTAFAAHKLSRLGTKASVTAPVRAPFTRPGSHDGGPGEVAEEPKAREGVAHSIGELLSCPFCFDVWVVTGLTIGHVFAPRATRVVTDAAAALAGADFLHLAYATAQQIAEGELPAPAPR, from the coding sequence ATGACCGACAACCCCCGTTCCCTGCGCGGCTATGTCGCCACGATCGTGGCCTATGTGACGGTGATAGCGGCGGTCGCGCTGCTGGGCGGTGTGACGGGGCGAAAGCTTCCGGGTGCGATGAGTGTCGGCGACCTGGTCGTAACTGCGTTCGCCGCGCACAAGCTGTCCCGCTTGGGGACGAAGGCCTCGGTCACCGCGCCCGTGCGGGCCCCGTTCACGCGTCCTGGCTCGCACGACGGCGGCCCGGGGGAGGTGGCCGAGGAGCCCAAGGCCCGCGAGGGTGTCGCGCACAGCATCGGCGAACTGCTCAGCTGCCCGTTCTGCTTCGACGTGTGGGTTGTCACCGGCTTGACCATCGGGCATGTCTTCGCTCCGCGGGCGACGCGTGTGGTGACGGACGCGGCTGCCGCCTTGGCCGGCGCCGATTTCCTGCATCTCGCGTACGCCACCGCGCAGCAGATAGCCGAGGGCGAGCTCCCCGCACCGGCGCCCCGCTGA
- the ctaD gene encoding aa3-type cytochrome oxidase subunit I: MAAMAREISPVEATRPYPARRGPKGSFVWKMVTTTDPKVLGILYLTSATGFFLVGGLMALLMRGELARPGLQFLSTEQYNQLFTMHGTIMLLFYATPVVFGFANAILPLQIGAPDVAFPRLNAFSYWLYLFGATMATAGFLTPGGAADFGWTGYTPLSLAEHSPGVGADLWIMGLAVSGLGTILGAVNMTTTVICLRAPGMTMFRMPIFTWNILVTSILVLLAFPILTAALMALAYDRHLGGHIYDPATGGSILWQHLFWFFGHPEVYIIALPFFGIVTEVIPVFSRKPIFGYTALVYATLAIAALSVAVWAHHMYATGAVLLPYFSLMTFLIAVPTGVKFFNWIGTMWRGQLTFETPMLFSVGFIVTFLLGGLSGVILASPPLDFHVTDTYFVVAHFHYVLFGTIVFATFAGIYFWFPKIVGRFLDERLGRIHFWTTLIGFHTTFLIQHWLGNEGMPRRYADYLATDDFTLLNTISTLGSFLLGVSMITFVWNVFKSYRYGEVVTVDDPWGQGNSLEWATTSPPPRHNFFELPRIRSERPAFELHYPHMSERMRAEAHAGRTTHVTPVAIAKADQQADTDQTPPSGE, from the coding sequence ATGGCAGCGATGGCCCGTGAAATCTCACCTGTCGAAGCGACGCGGCCGTACCCCGCGCGAAGGGGCCCGAAAGGCTCGTTCGTGTGGAAAATGGTCACCACCACGGACCCGAAGGTGCTGGGTATCCTCTATTTGACCTCGGCGACCGGTTTCTTCCTGGTCGGCGGCTTGATGGCCCTGCTGATGCGCGGTGAACTCGCCAGGCCGGGACTGCAATTTCTTTCGACGGAGCAATACAACCAGCTGTTCACCATGCATGGCACGATAATGCTGCTGTTCTATGCCACGCCCGTGGTATTCGGGTTCGCCAATGCCATTCTGCCGTTGCAGATCGGCGCCCCGGATGTCGCGTTTCCCCGGCTCAACGCCTTCAGTTACTGGCTGTATTTGTTCGGGGCGACGATGGCCACCGCTGGTTTCCTCACCCCGGGCGGCGCCGCCGACTTCGGCTGGACGGGCTACACACCGCTGAGTCTGGCCGAGCACTCGCCCGGCGTGGGCGCGGACTTGTGGATCATGGGTTTGGCCGTCTCCGGTCTCGGCACCATTCTCGGCGCGGTGAACATGACCACCACGGTGATCTGCCTGCGCGCGCCGGGGATGACGATGTTCCGGATGCCCATCTTCACCTGGAACATCCTCGTCACCAGCATCCTCGTGCTGCTCGCGTTCCCGATTCTGACGGCCGCGCTGATGGCTCTGGCCTACGACCGGCACCTCGGCGGGCACATCTACGATCCCGCGACCGGCGGCTCGATCCTGTGGCAGCACCTGTTCTGGTTCTTCGGCCATCCCGAGGTCTACATCATCGCGCTGCCGTTCTTCGGAATCGTCACCGAGGTGATCCCGGTATTCAGCCGCAAACCCATCTTCGGATACACCGCCCTGGTCTACGCCACGCTCGCGATCGCCGCGTTGTCGGTGGCGGTGTGGGCCCACCACATGTACGCCACCGGTGCGGTGCTGCTGCCGTATTTCTCGCTGATGACGTTCCTGATCGCGGTGCCCACCGGCGTCAAATTCTTCAACTGGATCGGCACCATGTGGCGCGGCCAGCTGACCTTCGAGACGCCGATGCTGTTCTCGGTCGGGTTCATCGTGACGTTCCTGCTCGGCGGCCTGTCCGGTGTCATCCTCGCCAGTCCGCCACTGGACTTCCATGTCACCGACACCTACTTCGTCGTCGCGCACTTCCATTACGTGCTGTTCGGAACCATCGTGTTCGCCACCTTCGCCGGCATCTACTTCTGGTTCCCGAAGATCGTCGGACGCTTCCTGGACGAAAGATTGGGCAGAATCCACTTCTGGACGACTCTGATCGGCTTCCACACCACGTTCTTGATCCAGCACTGGCTCGGCAACGAAGGCATGCCGCGCCGATACGCGGATTATCTGGCGACCGACGATTTCACGCTGCTGAACACGATCTCCACCCTCGGATCCTTCCTGCTCGGTGTCTCCATGATCACGTTCGTGTGGAACGTCTTCAAAAGCTATCGCTACGGCGAGGTGGTGACCGTCGACGATCCCTGGGGGCAGGGCAACTCCCTGGAATGGGCGACCACTTCCCCGCCCCCGCGGCACAATTTCTTCGAGCTGCCACGCATTCGCTCCGAGCGGCCCGCGTTCGAGCTGCACTACCCGCATATGTCCGAACGCATGCGGGCCGAAGCCCACGCGGGGCGCACAACCCACGTCACACCCGTCGCCATCGCGAAAGCAGACCAGCAAGCCGACACCGACCAGACACCACCCTCCGGCGAATAA
- a CDS encoding DUF4142 domain-containing protein, with amino-acid sequence MAEIISGARAAPIGACPQVREIGAMLVSDHTRLDAMGAAIALPNGVVLPLTPNPDQTQQLLSTGMKMGRDFDLAWLTMQENFHIQALQAGAVDLSTGDSEQVTALARDAEPIIEHHLMLIRDARTRC; translated from the coding sequence ATGGCGGAAATTATTTCCGGTGCGCGCGCCGCACCGATCGGCGCGTGTCCGCAAGTGCGGGAGATCGGCGCGATGCTGGTGTCCGATCACACGCGGCTGGACGCGATGGGCGCGGCCATCGCCCTCCCGAACGGAGTGGTGCTGCCGCTGACGCCGAACCCCGACCAAACCCAGCAGCTTTTGAGCACCGGGATGAAGATGGGCCGGGATTTCGACCTGGCCTGGCTGACCATGCAGGAGAACTTCCACATCCAGGCGCTGCAGGCCGGTGCTGTAGACCTATCGACCGGCGACTCCGAGCAGGTGACGGCCCTCGCCCGCGACGCCGAGCCGATTATCGAGCACCATTTGATGTTGATCCGCGACGCCCGCACCCGGTGCTGA
- a CDS encoding MerR family transcriptional regulator, with product MGRAAEILGVTPAFLRGLDAADLLTPQRSAGGHRRYSRYQLRIAARVRALVDEGTQLEAACRIIALEDQLAEARELNAELSRRNPPEPHPGS from the coding sequence ATGGGCAGGGCCGCGGAAATCCTCGGCGTCACCCCCGCCTTCCTGCGTGGCCTGGACGCCGCCGATCTGCTGACACCGCAGCGCTCCGCAGGCGGGCACCGACGCTACTCCCGCTACCAGTTGCGGATCGCCGCCCGCGTCCGCGCGCTGGTCGATGAGGGCACGCAACTGGAGGCGGCGTGCCGGATCATCGCCCTGGAAGACCAGCTTGCCGAAGCCCGCGAACTCAACGCCGAACTCTCCCGGCGGAACCCACCCGAACCCCACCCGGGCAGCTGA
- a CDS encoding ATP-binding protein, with protein MGASTLKPARAEQRVDGTVIELNLEAVSLGQVRAAVRRLLEHASGIAVEDAVQVCDELASNAVVHARAPRGCRLVMACHDRFRVEVEDASPARARIRRPDQTGGRGLILVEQLASCWGVDYHGGGKTVWAELGTRRGGW; from the coding sequence GTGGGCGCTTCGACATTGAAGCCGGCGCGCGCCGAGCAACGCGTGGACGGCACTGTCATCGAGTTGAATCTCGAGGCCGTGTCGTTGGGGCAGGTGCGGGCCGCGGTGCGGCGCCTGCTCGAGCACGCCTCCGGTATAGCGGTCGAGGACGCGGTGCAGGTATGTGATGAATTGGCCAGTAACGCTGTCGTGCACGCCCGCGCGCCGCGCGGCTGCCGGTTGGTCATGGCCTGCCACGACCGATTCCGGGTGGAGGTCGAGGACGCCTCACCCGCTCGAGCGCGGATCCGTCGGCCCGACCAGACCGGCGGGCGCGGGTTGATCCTGGTCGAGCAACTCGCTTCTTGCTGGGGTGTCGACTACCACGGCGGCGGCAAAACGGTGTGGGCCGAACTCGGCACCCGGCGCGGCGGCTGGTGA